From a single Pyruvatibacter sp. genomic region:
- a CDS encoding DUF1329 domain-containing protein has product MKKSGILAATMAGSMALGASVALAAVPQAQADRLGNDLNPMGGEKAGNGGAIPAWTGGLPTPPPGVTYNAGDRLQNPFSGDSVQYTVTPANMGQYDGVLTEGYKKLLSTYDTYKMNVYQTRRSCAFPEFVYEANKRNAVVSELTGGGNGVSKGIMGSPFPIINSGLEAIWNHTLRYRAFKVTRQFTAAPVTATGDYTLQTVQDEAILQWSDPSKGSAEELGNISIYYIANTTAPARAAGSVILVHETLNRAIDDRKAWQYSPGTRRVRRAPNIAYDNPGTNSDGLSTSDSFDGYNGAPDRFDWTVQGKSEKLIAYNTYDAETAPYDQYIQARHLNQDTIRYELHRVWTIEANLRSDNRHIYSRRVKHLNEDSWQLSQAELYDGRGELWRVQELHTIQRYNVPLCGSGTEVVYDTGNGRYLSLAMQNEEPGVNYFADELNPDRYTPAAIRQLGVR; this is encoded by the coding sequence GCGCGTCCGTTGCTCTTGCAGCCGTGCCGCAGGCCCAGGCAGATCGCCTGGGTAATGACCTGAACCCGATGGGTGGCGAAAAGGCCGGCAATGGCGGGGCAATCCCTGCCTGGACCGGTGGTCTGCCAACACCCCCTCCGGGTGTGACGTACAACGCAGGTGATCGTCTGCAGAACCCGTTCTCAGGCGACTCCGTGCAGTACACCGTGACGCCGGCCAATATGGGCCAGTATGACGGTGTGCTGACCGAGGGCTACAAAAAGCTGCTCTCGACATACGACACCTACAAGATGAACGTGTACCAGACACGCCGCTCCTGTGCGTTTCCTGAGTTTGTGTATGAAGCCAACAAGCGCAACGCTGTGGTTTCTGAGCTGACTGGTGGTGGCAACGGTGTCAGCAAAGGCATCATGGGTTCACCCTTCCCGATCATCAATTCCGGTCTGGAAGCGATCTGGAACCACACGCTGCGCTATCGTGCGTTCAAGGTAACACGCCAGTTTACTGCCGCTCCTGTGACAGCGACGGGCGACTACACGCTGCAGACCGTGCAGGATGAAGCCATTCTGCAGTGGTCGGACCCCTCCAAGGGTTCAGCTGAGGAACTCGGCAACATCTCTATCTACTACATTGCCAACACCACGGCTCCGGCACGTGCGGCAGGTAGCGTGATTCTGGTGCACGAGACCCTCAACCGTGCCATTGATGACCGCAAGGCATGGCAGTATTCGCCAGGCACACGCCGCGTGCGTCGTGCTCCGAACATTGCCTATGACAACCCGGGCACCAACTCTGACGGCCTGTCCACCTCTGACTCGTTCGACGGCTACAATGGCGCGCCGGACCGGTTTGACTGGACTGTTCAGGGCAAGAGCGAAAAGCTGATTGCCTACAACACCTATGACGCGGAAACCGCGCCGTATGACCAGTACATCCAGGCCCGTCACCTGAACCAGGACACCATTCGCTACGAGCTTCACCGCGTGTGGACGATCGAAGCGAACCTGCGTTCTGACAACCGCCACATCTACAGCCGTCGCGTGAAGCACCTCAATGAGGATTCATGGCAGCTGTCACAGGCGGAACTTTATGACGGTCGTGGTGAGCTGTGGCGCGTGCAGGAACTGCACACGATCCAGCGCTACAACGTACCGCTGTGCGGTTCAGGCACTGAAGTGGTGTATGACACCGGTAACGGTCGTTACCTGTCACTCGCCATGCAGAACGAAGAGCCTGGCGTGAACTACTTCGCCGATGAGCTTAATCCTGACCGGTACACGCCAGCGGCGATCCGTCAGCTTGGCGTGCGCTAA
- a CDS encoding YCF48-related protein has protein sequence MSKLTTAFKGGIAALVLAGVASVPAQAVPKVDPEQAAMIRALETKGYATESALAAKTLLVSAADLGERIVAVGQFGHVVLSDDDGATWRQAESVPTQALLTSVYFVNDQVGYAVGHDAVIIKTEDGGENWLLKYSDPEAQMPLFSVKFSDEDTGVAVGAFSTALSTTDGGETWNLASVIPDPPPPLEGLEYEPHLNALFGGPDGLMFIAAETGFVFRSADDGASWEPIKTPYFGSFWGGMTLDDGNILIFGMRGNVWRSEDQGTTWTQVQTGTKKSFGGGIQMDDGTIILAGLNGGVAYSTDGGKTFDVVDRPDRKGYSAIVEGPDGTVLLFGEPGVVSHPDTAAAFNSAS, from the coding sequence ATGAGCAAATTGACCACAGCATTCAAGGGCGGCATTGCCGCGCTGGTTCTTGCCGGCGTTGCGTCCGTGCCTGCCCAGGCAGTGCCAAAGGTTGACCCGGAACAGGCCGCGATGATCCGTGCGCTTGAAACAAAAGGGTATGCAACCGAATCGGCGCTTGCCGCCAAGACACTTCTCGTTTCAGCCGCCGACCTTGGCGAGCGCATTGTTGCAGTCGGCCAGTTCGGCCACGTCGTTCTTTCAGATGATGACGGTGCAACCTGGCGCCAGGCGGAGTCAGTGCCCACACAGGCCCTCCTGACTTCAGTATACTTCGTCAATGATCAGGTCGGCTACGCGGTTGGCCATGACGCGGTCATCATCAAGACTGAAGATGGCGGTGAAAACTGGTTGCTCAAATACAGCGATCCCGAAGCGCAAATGCCGCTGTTTTCAGTGAAGTTCTCCGACGAAGACACAGGCGTTGCGGTGGGCGCATTCTCGACAGCCCTGTCAACAACGGATGGTGGTGAGACATGGAACCTGGCATCTGTCATCCCCGACCCTCCGCCCCCGCTTGAAGGCCTCGAGTATGAGCCGCATCTCAATGCATTGTTTGGAGGCCCTGACGGGTTGATGTTCATTGCCGCCGAGACCGGATTTGTGTTCCGGTCGGCTGACGATGGGGCAAGCTGGGAACCAATCAAGACACCCTATTTCGGGTCTTTCTGGGGTGGCATGACACTTGATGACGGCAACATCCTCATCTTCGGGATGCGCGGCAATGTGTGGCGCTCCGAGGATCAGGGCACAACGTGGACGCAGGTTCAGACCGGCACCAAAAAGTCGTTCGGCGGCGGCATCCAGATGGATGATGGCACCATCATTCTGGCGGGCCTCAATGGCGGCGTCGCCTACAGCACTGATGGCGGCAAAACTTTTGACGTGGTGGATCGTCCTGACCGCAAGGGGTATTCGGCCATAGTTGAAGGCCCCGATGGAACGGTGCTGCTGTTTGGCGAACCTGGTGTGGTTTCGCACCCCGATACGGCAGCTGCCTTCAACAGCGCAAGCTGA